The Candidatus Zixiibacteriota bacterium DNA window GCAAAAGCAACGCTGAGAGTAGAAATGAGACTAAAATTTTTCCAACCATATATCCTCCTGATAGAATCTTAATCTTTCACCTCGGTTTTCAGTCGCCAAAATAACGGCATTTATCGCAATGTGTCAAGATTAAAAAGCAGAATTATTGGCGCACGGCGCCGGCGGTTATCCCGGAGACAATCTGCCGCTGAAAAACTATAAATACCGCAAGAACCGGAATTACCGCCAGAGAAGAGCCGGCCATTAGATGCTGCCAGTCAATCGCTTGATGACCCTGATATAGAGCCAGCGCTACCGGAAGCGTCCGCACCGATTCGGAACTGGTCAATATGAGGGGAAATAAGAAAGAATTCCAGTTGGTCAAAAAGACCTGAATCGCCAGCACTGCCAAAGCCGGTTTGCAGAGGGGCATCACGACTTTGAAAATTATCTGCAATTCCGATGCCCCGTCTATGCGCGCCGCTTCTTCCATTGACGCCGGCAACGTTTCCAGGTACTGCCGCACCAGAAAAATCCCGATCGGATTAACGGCGAAGGGAAGAATCAGCGCCCAATAGGTATCGTACATTCCCAGTTTGTTTAGCATGATATACAGCGGTACAATAACGATGTGGGAGGGTATCATCAGGACAAACAGGACCGTGTAAAACCAGAATTTGCGTCCCGGGAACGGATGACGGGCGAAGGCATATCCTGACAGGAAACAGAAAAGTATATTGGCAGCGGTAACGATAACGCCGACCAGGACAGAATTGAAAAAAAATAGCGCCATTCTGCCCGAGGTGAGAATATCCTGATAGGGAAGAAGCGACAAAGCCGGGGAAAGCAAGTTTTTCAGGGATAATCCCGCGCCAGGCGGCATCAGAGAGACACGAAACATCCAGAATAGCGGAAATGTCATTAATCCCAACAGCAGAGTAAGTATGATAAGTCGCACGGCTCTCAATAGTATCTCCTTCGCATCAACACTATCTGCAGGATGGAGAACAAG harbors:
- a CDS encoding carbohydrate ABC transporter permease: MRLIILTLLLGLMTFPLFWMFRVSLMPPGAGLSLKNLLSPALSLLPYQDILTSGRMALFFFNSVLVGVIVTAANILFCFLSGYAFARHPFPGRKFWFYTVLFVLMIPSHIVIVPLYIMLNKLGMYDTYWALILPFAVNPIGIFLVRQYLETLPASMEEAARIDGASELQIIFKVVMPLCKPALAVLAIQVFLTNWNSFLFPLILTSSESVRTLPVALALYQGHQAIDWQHLMAGSSLAVIPVLAVFIVFQRQIVSGITAGAVRQ